One genomic window of Deltaproteobacteria bacterium includes the following:
- a CDS encoding YajQ family cyclic di-GMP-binding protein: protein MPSFDIVSKVDMQEVDNAVNQAVKEISQRYDFKGSKSEIKWEKKEEITIVGDSDNRLNTIVDLLQGKFVKRGISLKSLEYGKVEDASGGLKRQVIKILQGIQKEKAKEVVEAIKKSGLKVQAQIMDDQVRVTGKKIDDLQEVIQILKTKDLGVSLQCVNMRD, encoded by the coding sequence ATGCCGTCATTTGACATCGTTTCAAAGGTAGATATGCAGGAGGTTGATAATGCCGTAAATCAGGCCGTCAAGGAGATAAGTCAACGTTATGACTTTAAAGGGAGTAAAAGCGAAATAAAATGGGAAAAGAAAGAGGAGATAACTATTGTCGGCGATAGTGATAACAGGCTGAATACTATAGTAGACCTCCTGCAGGGCAAATTTGTAAAAAGGGGAATCTCGCTAAAGTCGCTGGAATACGGAAAGGTTGAAGACGCATCCGGCGGGCTGAAAAGACAGGTGATAAAGATCCTTCAGGGTATTCAAAAGGAAAAGGCAAAAGAGGTTGTAGAGGCGATTAAAAAATCAGGGCTTAAGGTTCAGGCGCAGATAATGGATGACCAGGTAAGGGTAACAGGCAAAAAGATAGACGACCTGCAGGAAGTAATCCAAATTCTTAAGACAAAGGATTTGGGGGTTAGTTTGCAGTGTGTGAATATGAGGGACTGA
- the lolA gene encoding outer membrane lipoprotein chaperone LolA yields the protein MNKIQISNFKFQILSLLTVYCLLSTVVYADDLNAIIAKVQKTYDGIQDIQANFTQFTTSASIKETQKAEGVVYFKKPGMMKWEYKSPGKDIIVSDGMTIWIYQQDIGQVMVGNALDNGTSISNNFLAGMGNLKKDFTIELAEGDNNAHLLKLNPKTAQPNLQKLYIAVDKKTFLVIRTIAYDMLGNETKVIFEKIKTNQSLSGSIFKFKIPEGVKVVK from the coding sequence GTGAATAAAATTCAAATTTCAAATTTCAAATTTCAAATATTAAGTCTGCTTACTGTCTACTGTCTACTGTCTACTGTCGTCTATGCCGATGACCTCAATGCCATCATTGCAAAGGTTCAGAAGACCTACGACGGCATTCAGGACATTCAGGCAAACTTTACCCAATTCACAACATCTGCCTCAATAAAAGAAACTCAGAAGGCAGAGGGGGTTGTGTATTTTAAAAAGCCCGGCATGATGAAATGGGAATACAAATCTCCGGGCAAGGATATTATCGTAAGCGACGGCATGACCATCTGGATATATCAGCAGGATATTGGACAGGTTATGGTAGGAAATGCTCTGGACAACGGGACATCCATATCGAACAATTTTCTGGCGGGCATGGGGAATCTAAAAAAGGATTTTACAATAGAGCTGGCAGAAGGAGACAATAATGCGCATCTTTTAAAACTGAATCCAAAGACAGCACAGCCAAATCTCCAAAAATTATATATTGCAGTGGATAAAAAAACATTTTTAGTGATAAGGACCATAGCCTATGACATGCTCGGCAATGAAACAAAGGTAATATTTGAAAAGATAAAAACAAACCAATCTCTATCAGGCAGCATATTTAAATTCAAGATTCCTGAAGGGGTAAAAGTGGTAAAATAA
- a CDS encoding DNA translocase FtsK 4TM domain-containing protein, whose product MANSKEKKKGLKEEVVGIALLAVSLFIIVSLLSYSPSNVSSNWGGVVGGYAAWVLFQIVGLSAYLFPVLIIILALEFLIRREFHFRALIPISLFFLLASFSGLLSSLVGNDTLSGGILGKYICLFLWDYLSYTGTLIVLTAMFICSTIFATGISLVDMAGKGYNIYQSVLQKRRSQETEEKDEPIGEESSDLSTPARGVKGQRLEAKKADRPTIIMPPTPRKQPKPKEPSQEHFEFLKAIGEFQLPPLSFLDSPPEKAHVLDEEALRTNSKILEKKLMDYGVEGQVIAVTPGPVVNMYEFEPAAGVKVASIVNLSDDLALALRAASIRIIAPIPGKAVVGIEVPNAAKQKIYLREILESQVYTKSHSKLTFALGKDISGAPFVADLALMPHLLMAGATGAGKSVTINDIIISMLYKATPNYVRFLMIDPKMLELSAYEGIPHLLTPVVTEPKRAASVLRGMVNEMGERYKLMAEKGTKSIEKYNQLFEEEGTRDEDKEIHRRLPFIVVVIDELSDLMMASGKDVEESLVRLSQMARAAGIHLLVATQRPSVDVITGLIKANFPARLSLQVASRTDSRTILDTGGAETLLGDGDMLFLPPGSSRLKRIHGAYVSEAEIKRVTDFLKKQGKPAYDKAISEARVEEKEYGNDDLGEEFNKRYDEAVAIVIQLQQASTSYVQRRLRIGYNTAARIIEKMEAEGIVGPAQGSRPREVLVKKEGGVSE is encoded by the coding sequence ATGGCTAATTCCAAAGAAAAAAAGAAAGGTCTCAAAGAAGAGGTTGTTGGCATCGCCCTTCTTGCAGTTTCATTATTTATTATTGTCAGCCTTCTTTCTTACTCCCCATCCAATGTTTCGTCCAACTGGGGCGGGGTTGTAGGCGGATATGCAGCATGGGTTTTATTCCAGATTGTCGGCCTTTCAGCCTATTTATTCCCTGTCCTTATTATAATCCTGGCGCTGGAGTTTTTGATAAGAAGGGAATTCCACTTCAGGGCGTTAATCCCAATCAGTTTATTCTTTCTTCTTGCGTCGTTCTCAGGGCTTCTAAGCAGCCTTGTGGGAAACGATACGTTGAGCGGCGGCATTCTCGGTAAATATATATGTCTTTTCCTGTGGGACTATCTGAGTTATACAGGCACACTCATTGTCCTTACAGCCATGTTTATCTGTTCTACAATATTTGCCACAGGCATATCTTTGGTGGATATGGCCGGCAAAGGTTATAATATCTATCAATCTGTTTTACAAAAGAGGCGGTCACAGGAGACCGAAGAAAAAGATGAACCTATCGGTGAGGAGTCATCCGACTTATCCACCCCAGCCAGAGGAGTCAAGGGGCAAAGGCTGGAAGCTAAAAAGGCAGATCGCCCGACTATTATTATGCCGCCTACCCCCAGAAAACAGCCAAAACCAAAAGAACCGTCTCAGGAGCACTTTGAATTTTTAAAGGCAATAGGAGAATTTCAGCTTCCTCCGCTCTCTTTTTTAGACTCCCCACCTGAAAAAGCTCATGTTCTAGATGAGGAGGCTCTCCGCACCAATTCTAAAATCCTTGAGAAAAAACTTATGGACTACGGCGTGGAAGGCCAGGTCATTGCAGTAACGCCTGGCCCGGTCGTCAACATGTATGAGTTTGAGCCGGCGGCAGGCGTAAAGGTGGCAAGCATCGTAAATCTCTCTGATGACCTTGCCCTGGCGCTGCGCGCTGCGTCTATCCGCATAATTGCGCCGATTCCCGGAAAGGCTGTTGTCGGCATTGAGGTGCCGAATGCAGCAAAACAAAAAATTTATCTGAGAGAAATACTGGAGAGTCAGGTATACACAAAGAGCCATTCAAAGCTTACATTTGCCCTTGGAAAGGATATATCAGGCGCACCGTTTGTCGCTGACCTTGCGCTAATGCCCCATCTCTTAATGGCAGGCGCAACAGGCGCCGGCAAAAGCGTTACGATCAACGATATTATTATAAGCATGCTCTACAAGGCAACGCCCAATTATGTGAGGTTTTTGATGATAGACCCAAAGATGCTGGAGCTTTCCGCATACGAAGGCATACCGCATCTTTTGACCCCTGTTGTTACTGAGCCAAAGAGGGCAGCGTCTGTATTAAGGGGCATGGTGAATGAGATGGGCGAGAGATATAAACTTATGGCAGAAAAAGGCACAAAAAGCATTGAAAAATACAATCAGCTTTTTGAGGAAGAGGGGACAAGAGACGAGGATAAAGAAATTCACCGCAGGCTTCCATTCATCGTAGTGGTGATAGATGAACTTTCTGATTTGATGATGGCCTCCGGTAAAGATGTTGAAGAATCCCTTGTAAGGCTCTCGCAGATGGCCCGCGCAGCAGGCATACATCTTCTTGTTGCAACCCAGAGGCCGTCTGTTGATGTCATAACAGGCTTAATCAAAGCAAATTTTCCTGCCAGACTGTCGCTTCAGGTTGCCTCACGGACAGATTCCAGAACAATCCTTGACACAGGCGGCGCGGAAACGCTCCTCGGCGATGGCGATATGCTTTTCCTCCCCCCAGGCTCATCAAGGCTTAAGAGGATACACGGCGCCTATGTCTCAGAGGCGGAGATTAAGAGGGTTACGGATTTTCTCAAGAAGCAGGGCAAACCCGCATACGATAAGGCTATATCTGAAGCAAGGGTTGAGGAAAAGGAATATGGAAATGACGACCTTGGCGAAGAATTTAACAAAAGATATGATGAGGCGGTTGCAATCGTTATCCAATTACAGCAGGCTTCAACATCGTACGTCCAGAGAAGACTGAGGATAGGCTACAACACCGCTGCGCGGATAATAGAAAAGATGGAGGCAGAAGGCATTGTCGGCCCTGCCCAAGGAAGCAGGCCCAGAGAGGTGCTGGTGAAAAAAGAAGGAGGAGTGAGTGAATAA
- the dcd gene encoding dCTP deaminase, whose amino-acid sequence MIKNDRWIRKKSVEHNPKMIEPFEEKQVREGRISYGVSSYGYDIRISDEFKIFTNVNNAIVDPKAFDSKSFVDFKGDVCVIPPNSFALGRSVEYFRIPRNVMTICVGKSTYARCGIITNVTPFEPEWEGFVTLEISNTTPLPAKIYANEGIAQVLFFESDEDPEISYKDKKGKYQSQIGITLPKI is encoded by the coding sequence ATGATAAAAAATGACAGATGGATTAGAAAAAAGTCGGTGGAACATAATCCGAAAATGATTGAGCCGTTTGAGGAAAAACAGGTGCGCGAAGGCCGCATATCTTATGGCGTTTCATCTTATGGCTACGATATCCGCATATCAGATGAATTCAAGATATTCACCAATGTGAACAATGCTATTGTTGACCCCAAGGCGTTTGACAGCAAATCTTTTGTAGATTTTAAAGGAGATGTCTGTGTTATTCCGCCTAATTCTTTTGCCCTCGGAAGGAGCGTGGAATATTTCAGGATCCCCCGCAATGTCATGACAATATGCGTTGGCAAATCCACATACGCCAGATGCGGCATAATAACCAATGTAACGCCATTTGAGCCGGAGTGGGAGGGATTTGTAACCCTTGAGATTTCAAACACAACGCCTCTGCCCGCAAAGATATACGCAAATGAAGGCATTGCCCAGGTTCTATTCTTTGAAAGCGATGAGGATCCAGAGATATCCTACAAAGATAAAAAAGGCAAGTATCAGTCTCAGATAGGAATAACACTTCCAAAGATATAA
- a CDS encoding site-2 protease family protein codes for MGRGVKLFKILGVQISLDYTWFIVFGLVAWSLAQGYFPLIIPGLGTFTYILMGVISAVLLFACVLIHELSHSYTSNKLGLDIKEITLFIFGGVAKLTKEPDDPITELKIAVAGPAASIVLAAIFWVLMQIANAFSIYPVLSAIFEYLAMINMVLVIFNMIPGFPLDGGRVLRALWWKKTGDLQKATQIASRVGKGFAALLIGFGFFQIFMGNFIGGLWMIFIGMFLQQTADSSYRQLLVKKTLERIKVGDAMTRNVVTITEDSTLTTVVEKYFFGYHFVGFPVSSDGRITGMLTLNNVRLVPKEQWDTTLVRDVINKISPDAILSPEDNAMDALSRMIDLDTGRVLVMDGDKLIGIITRRDIMKLMEFKTDLGV; via the coding sequence ATGGGACGAGGCGTAAAATTATTTAAGATTTTGGGCGTCCAGATTTCTCTGGACTATACATGGTTTATTGTATTTGGCCTTGTTGCATGGAGCCTTGCCCAGGGCTATTTCCCACTTATCATCCCCGGCCTCGGGACATTTACCTATATCCTTATGGGGGTTATCTCTGCCGTCCTGCTTTTTGCGTGCGTCCTAATTCACGAACTTTCCCATTCTTATACATCCAACAAGCTCGGGCTTGATATAAAGGAGATAACGCTTTTTATATTCGGCGGAGTTGCCAAATTGACAAAAGAACCTGATGACCCGATAACGGAATTAAAGATAGCTGTTGCAGGCCCTGCTGCAAGCATCGTGCTTGCAGCAATATTCTGGGTTCTGATGCAGATTGCGAATGCCTTTTCCATTTACCCGGTTTTATCCGCCATATTTGAATACCTTGCCATGATAAACATGGTCCTTGTAATATTTAATATGATACCCGGGTTTCCACTGGACGGCGGAAGGGTCTTAAGGGCCCTCTGGTGGAAAAAGACCGGAGACCTTCAAAAGGCAACACAGATTGCAAGCCGGGTTGGCAAAGGTTTTGCGGCGCTGCTCATTGGTTTCGGCTTTTTTCAAATATTCATGGGCAATTTTATTGGCGGCCTGTGGATGATATTTATCGGCATGTTCCTCCAGCAAACGGCAGACTCCAGCTACCGGCAGCTTTTGGTAAAAAAGACCCTGGAGAGAATAAAGGTCGGCGACGCAATGACCAGAAATGTTGTTACAATAACAGAAGATTCTACTCTGACAACTGTGGTTGAAAAATATTTTTTTGGCTACCATTTTGTCGGTTTTCCGGTCTCGTCCGACGGGCGCATTACTGGGATGCTTACATTGAATAATGTGCGGCTGGTTCCGAAGGAGCAGTGGGATACAACCCTTGTAAGAGATGTAATAAATAAAATTTCACCTGATGCCATACTCAGCCCTGAAGACAATGCAATGGATGCCCTCTCAAGAATGATAGACCTTGATACAGGGAGGGTTCTTGTTATGGACGGCGATAAACTTATTGGCATAATCACCAGAAGGGATATTATGAAACTGATGGAGTTTAAGACAGACCTTGGCGTATAA